The Myxococcales bacterium genome contains a region encoding:
- a CDS encoding DUF4403 family protein, which translates to MRERSFSHGHRRLAVLTALAAMACAACAGSPPTPRAPGAQGVADAAGPRECAAALAPAGDPEPLAPPVASSGLDDPARRPPSHVLLEVDLPFTRIARELEASVPRRVAEERGRDLGLAGSLDMTVDRGPLRVAYDAASDALVVTTSLHIEARACTSRRGCYASCSPEAVARVSAPLALTPDYGLPRPRVAVSLVRGCKLAALGGLVQVDVTPMLEQRLGPEARRVEAEIARRLPDLRPPLVARWAELSAPRALPLRAGCLRVHPSGLSQGPSSASASGVRLHFSLEASPELRRACDEPPGPKPALPPLVAAPVATDAAEVSVGVEVPLADLERALTGPPAMALGAGSARVVSARVEPDGGEVRVTTALAGGVCGEASAHARLQWTGDSLGYTHAVVGPAERARLAASGVSAEGLEAAIEARGRVSPRLTPTLARDALPALAAALSTDDAEVRAHVPGARAGAVWLEAGAAFATVRIQNKITVTVH; encoded by the coding sequence GTGCGCGAGAGGTCTTTCTCACACGGTCATCGCCGGCTCGCGGTGCTCACGGCCCTCGCGGCGATGGCTTGCGCGGCGTGCGCGGGCTCTCCGCCGACGCCGCGCGCGCCGGGCGCGCAAGGCGTGGCCGACGCCGCGGGGCCACGCGAGTGCGCTGCGGCGCTCGCGCCGGCGGGCGACCCCGAGCCGCTCGCGCCGCCAGTCGCGTCGAGTGGCCTGGACGATCCCGCGCGGCGGCCGCCCTCGCACGTTCTGCTCGAGGTCGATCTCCCTTTCACCCGCATCGCGAGAGAGCTCGAGGCCTCGGTCCCCCGCCGCGTCGCCGAGGAGCGAGGTCGCGACCTCGGCCTCGCGGGCTCGCTCGACATGACCGTCGACCGGGGCCCGCTCCGTGTGGCGTACGACGCGGCGAGCGACGCCCTGGTGGTCACGACCTCGCTCCACATCGAGGCGCGCGCCTGCACGAGCCGGCGGGGCTGCTACGCGTCGTGCTCCCCGGAGGCGGTCGCGCGGGTGTCCGCTCCGCTCGCGCTCACGCCCGACTACGGCCTCCCGCGCCCACGGGTCGCCGTGTCGCTCGTGCGAGGTTGCAAGCTCGCGGCGCTCGGCGGGCTCGTGCAGGTGGACGTCACGCCGATGCTCGAGCAACGGCTCGGGCCCGAGGCGCGCCGCGTCGAAGCGGAGATCGCGCGACGGCTGCCCGACCTCCGGCCCCCGCTGGTCGCGCGCTGGGCCGAGCTGTCCGCGCCCCGTGCGTTGCCGCTCCGGGCTGGCTGTCTCCGCGTCCATCCCTCCGGGCTCTCGCAGGGGCCGTCGTCGGCCTCTGCGAGCGGCGTGCGCCTCCACTTCTCGCTCGAGGCCTCGCCCGAGCTCCGGCGCGCGTGCGACGAGCCGCCAGGCCCCAAGCCGGCCTTGCCGCCGCTCGTCGCGGCGCCGGTGGCCACGGACGCGGCCGAGGTGTCGGTCGGTGTCGAGGTGCCGCTCGCAGACCTCGAGCGAGCCCTCACGGGGCCGCCTGCGATGGCCCTCGGGGCGGGCAGCGCGCGCGTCGTGAGCGCACGCGTAGAACCCGACGGCGGCGAGGTGCGCGTGACCACGGCGCTCGCAGGCGGCGTGTGCGGCGAGGCGAGCGCCCACGCGCGCCTCCAGTGGACCGGCGACTCCCTCGGGTACACGCACGCGGTCGTCGGCCCGGCGGAGCGCGCCCGTCTCGCGGCGAGCGGCGTGTCCGCCGAGGGGCTCGAGGCGGCGATCGAGGCCCGCGGGCGTGTCTCGCCGCGCCTTACGCCCACGCTCGCGCGCGACGCGCTCCCTGCGCTCGCCGCCGCGCTCTCCACGGACGACGCCGAGGTGCGCGCGCACGTCCCTGGGGCGCGCGCCGGCGCGGTCTGGCTCGAGGCGGGGGCTGCGTTCGCAACTGTCCGAATTCAGAACAAAATCACCGTGACCGTTCACTGA
- a CDS encoding Glu/Leu/Phe/Val dehydrogenase yields the protein MPQRSHKEYDFFKVVQDYLDRAAKAINLEPYVQTILSQPKNEIIINFPVRMDNGEVRLFKGYRVQHNNLLGPFKGGIRYHSSVTLDDVKALASMMTWKAALMRLPYGGGKGGIKFDPTSVSRGELQRITRRFTHALGENIGPDYDIPAPDMGTNAQTMAWMMDTYANMVGAGNKQSVKGVVTGKPIASGGTLGRNKATGQGMVYCIVEWAKANDFNLQGATMTVQGFGNVGSHCAVILSRLGVSTIAVGDHSGYLSNPEGFNTHKLQEHVARNGSIKGYPGGKAITREEFFSLKADIFAPSALENQIGEAEAKALDVRLVVEGANGPTTPAGEKVLLDRGIVILPDVLANSGGVTVSYYEWVQNKRSESWTEEEVDEKLERAMVRAYREVSDFARAHKLDLRVAAYALALQRIEAVYKEREIFP from the coding sequence ATGCCGCAGCGCTCCCACAAGGAGTACGACTTCTTCAAGGTCGTGCAGGACTACCTCGACCGCGCGGCGAAGGCGATCAACCTCGAGCCCTACGTTCAGACCATCCTGAGCCAGCCGAAGAACGAGATCATCATCAACTTCCCGGTCAGGATGGACAACGGGGAGGTGCGGCTCTTCAAGGGCTACCGCGTCCAGCACAACAACCTGCTCGGACCCTTCAAGGGCGGCATCCGCTACCACTCCAGCGTCACGCTCGACGACGTGAAGGCGCTCGCGAGCATGATGACCTGGAAGGCCGCGCTCATGCGCCTGCCCTACGGCGGCGGCAAGGGCGGCATCAAGTTCGACCCCACCTCGGTGTCGCGCGGCGAGCTGCAGCGGATCACCCGGCGCTTCACCCACGCGCTGGGCGAGAACATCGGGCCCGACTACGACATCCCGGCGCCCGACATGGGCACCAACGCCCAGACCATGGCGTGGATGATGGACACCTACGCGAACATGGTGGGCGCGGGGAACAAGCAGAGCGTCAAGGGCGTGGTCACCGGCAAGCCCATCGCCTCGGGCGGTACGCTCGGCCGCAACAAGGCCACCGGCCAGGGCATGGTCTACTGCATCGTCGAGTGGGCGAAGGCGAACGACTTCAACCTGCAGGGCGCCACCATGACGGTGCAGGGCTTCGGCAACGTGGGCTCGCACTGCGCCGTCATCCTCTCGCGCCTCGGCGTGTCGACCATCGCCGTCGGTGATCACTCCGGATATCTCTCCAACCCCGAGGGCTTCAACACGCACAAGCTCCAGGAGCACGTCGCCCGCAACGGCAGCATCAAGGGCTATCCGGGCGGCAAGGCGATCACTCGCGAGGAGTTCTTCTCGCTGAAGGCCGACATCTTCGCGCCGAGCGCGCTCGAGAACCAGATCGGCGAGGCCGAGGCGAAGGCGCTCGACGTGCGCCTCGTGGTCGAGGGCGCGAACGGCCCGACCACCCCGGCGGGCGAGAAGGTCCTCCTCGACCGCGGCATCGTGATCCTCCCCGACGTGCTCGCGAACTCGGGCGGCGTCACGGTGAGCTACTACGAGTGGGTGCAGAACAAGCGCTCGGAGAGCTGGACCGAAGAAGAGGTCGACGAGAAGCTCGAGCGCGCGATGGTCCGCGCGTACCGCGAGGTGTCCGACTTCGCGCGCGCGCACAAGCTCGACCTCCGCGTGGCCGCGTACGCCCTCGCGCTCCAGCGCATCGAGGCGGTGTACAAGGAGCGCGAGATCTTCCCGTAG
- a CDS encoding Stp1/IreP family PP2C-type Ser/Thr phosphatase has translation MATTDPIQFFAATDVGRVREHNEDNFLVDKKLQFFIVCDGMGGHAAGEVASAIAVRAVHEEVKKEREMLQDFARGSRGSSRVTKKEVLALLDTAVLRACAKVHEAAQNDDGKRGMGTTLSALLILGNTGFIAHVGDSRIYMERSGIVKQITEDHTVINELIRRGKLTEDQISRVKQKNAITRAVGVYQRVEVDTLTFELLPGDSFLLSSDGLTGYLDGPEELADYLLAEDGASAVKGLISLANERGGKDNITCILVHITGEIDDAKERAARVAQKREILAKMPIFARLVDSELMHVMQSVEVRLFRHGETVITEGEKGDELFIVLKGAVNVLRGNDELARFGVGDHFGEMALIRAVPRSATVVSDGASELMVIKRGDFFEILRNEHQTAVKILWQFLGVLADRLDQTNQELRDARRKGIDDEGEEIEIDDATVEIFPTFTSHAARR, from the coding sequence ATGGCCACCACCGATCCCATCCAGTTCTTCGCCGCCACGGACGTTGGGCGAGTCCGCGAGCACAACGAAGACAACTTCCTCGTCGACAAGAAGCTCCAGTTCTTCATCGTCTGCGACGGCATGGGGGGGCACGCCGCCGGCGAGGTGGCGAGCGCCATCGCCGTGCGCGCGGTCCACGAGGAGGTGAAGAAGGAGCGCGAGATGCTCCAAGACTTCGCCCGTGGCTCCCGAGGGTCGAGCCGCGTCACGAAGAAGGAGGTGCTCGCGCTGCTCGACACCGCCGTGCTGCGCGCGTGCGCCAAGGTCCACGAGGCCGCGCAGAACGACGACGGCAAGCGCGGCATGGGCACCACGTTGAGCGCGCTCCTCATCCTCGGCAACACGGGCTTCATCGCCCACGTCGGGGACAGCCGCATCTACATGGAGCGCTCCGGCATCGTGAAGCAGATCACCGAAGATCACACGGTGATAAACGAGCTCATTCGGCGCGGGAAGCTCACCGAAGACCAGATCTCCCGGGTGAAGCAGAAGAACGCGATCACCCGCGCGGTCGGCGTGTACCAGCGCGTGGAGGTCGACACCCTCACGTTCGAGCTGCTCCCTGGCGACAGCTTCCTGCTCTCGAGCGACGGCCTCACCGGCTACCTCGACGGCCCAGAGGAGCTCGCCGACTACCTCCTCGCGGAGGACGGCGCGAGCGCGGTGAAGGGGCTGATCTCCCTCGCCAACGAGCGGGGCGGCAAGGACAACATCACCTGCATCCTCGTCCACATCACGGGCGAGATCGACGACGCGAAAGAGCGCGCGGCGCGGGTGGCGCAGAAGCGCGAGATCCTCGCGAAGATGCCCATCTTCGCGCGCCTCGTCGACAGCGAGCTCATGCACGTCATGCAGAGCGTCGAGGTGCGCCTCTTCCGGCACGGCGAGACCGTGATCACGGAGGGCGAGAAGGGCGACGAGCTCTTCATCGTGCTGAAGGGCGCCGTGAACGTGCTCCGAGGCAACGACGAGCTCGCGAGGTTCGGCGTGGGCGACCACTTCGGCGAGATGGCGCTCATTCGCGCCGTGCCGCGCTCGGCGACGGTGGTGAGCGACGGCGCGAGCGAGCTGATGGTCATCAAGCGGGGCGACTTCTTCGAGATCCTGCGCAACGAGCACCAGACCGCGGTGAAGATCTTGTGGCAGTTCTTGGGAGTGCTGGCCGATCGGCTCGATCAGACCAACCAAGAGCTCCGCGACGCGCGCAGGAAAGGTATCGACGACGAGGGCGAGGAGATCGAGATCGACGACGCGACGGTCGAGATCTTCCCCACCTTCACCTCCCACGCCGCGAGGCGTTGA
- the tesB gene encoding acyl-CoA thioesterase II: MSHVLNELVTLLALERLEENLFRGQSQDLGWGAVFGGQVLGQALSAAVQTVGRELQVHSLHSFFLRPGDVTRPIVYEVDRIRDGKSFATRRIVAIQGGAAIFNMAASFQRREEGFDHQDPMPSAPPPEECPSDRERYAGRGAQLPPLLRERLLAPHPIEIRIVGLNPQDDDPFAPAERPPARMAWLRATDALPDDPALHAYLLAYASDYAFVTTALLPHGVSWLTQGMQVASLDHVMWFHRPFRVDQWLLHVMDSPSASGSRGLVRGRVFTQDGRLVASTAQEGLIRLRSARTPSTP, translated from the coding sequence ATGTCGCATGTGCTGAACGAGCTGGTCACGCTCCTCGCCCTCGAGCGGCTCGAGGAGAACCTCTTCCGGGGCCAGTCGCAGGACCTCGGGTGGGGCGCGGTGTTCGGCGGGCAGGTGCTCGGGCAGGCGCTCTCCGCCGCCGTGCAGACCGTCGGCCGCGAGCTCCAGGTCCACTCGCTCCACTCGTTCTTCCTGCGGCCCGGCGACGTGACCCGGCCGATCGTCTACGAGGTGGACCGAATCCGCGACGGCAAGTCGTTCGCCACTCGCCGCATCGTCGCCATCCAGGGCGGCGCGGCCATCTTCAACATGGCGGCGTCGTTCCAGCGGCGGGAAGAGGGCTTCGACCATCAAGACCCCATGCCGTCGGCGCCGCCCCCGGAGGAGTGCCCGAGCGATCGCGAGCGCTACGCCGGGCGCGGCGCGCAGCTCCCGCCGCTGCTTCGCGAGCGCCTCCTCGCGCCGCACCCGATCGAGATCCGCATCGTCGGGCTGAACCCCCAAGACGACGATCCGTTCGCCCCGGCCGAGCGGCCGCCCGCGCGGATGGCGTGGCTCCGCGCGACCGACGCCCTCCCCGACGACCCGGCCCTCCACGCGTACCTCTTGGCCTATGCCTCGGACTACGCGTTCGTGACGACCGCGCTGCTCCCTCACGGCGTGTCGTGGCTCACCCAGGGCATGCAGGTCGCGAGCCTCGACCACGTCATGTGGTTTCATCGGCCCTTCCGCGTCGATCAGTGGCTCCTTCACGTCATGGACAGCCCGAGCGCGAGCGGCTCGCGCGGGCTCGTCCGCGGCCGCGTGTTCACGCAAGACGGCCGACTGGTCGCGTCGACCGCGCAAGAGGGGCTCATCCGGCTCCGCTCCGCGCGCACCCCCTCCACGCCATAG
- a CDS encoding homogentisate 1,2-dioxygenase: MPLEYLSGFGNEHATEAVSGALPVGQNSPQRTPYGLYAEQLSGTAFTAPRAENRRSWLYRLRPTAAHPPFRLHVGESLLRSGPFTEQAASPNRLRWAPLPAPTSPTDLLQGLVTMGGNGDPAVGSGVAIHLYAANRSMVDAVFFNADGELLLVPQAGRLRLVTELGVLELAPGEIGVVPRGVRFRAELQDAVATGYVCENYGAAFRLAELGPLGSNGLANPRDFLAPTAAFEDVERPTRVVQKFQGRLWSTELPYSPLDVVAWHGNLAPYKYDLARFNTIGTVSFDHPDPSIFTVLTSPSDTPGTANCDFVIFPPRWMVAERTFRPPWFHRNVMSEFMGLVHGAYDAKVGGFVPGGSSLHNCMSGHGPDHASYERAVAAELTPHKLEETLAFMFETRWVVTPTAFASHSPTLETDYDACWSGFTKAKLP, translated from the coding sequence ATGCCACTCGAATACTTGTCGGGCTTCGGAAACGAGCACGCCACCGAGGCGGTGTCCGGCGCGCTCCCGGTGGGCCAGAACTCGCCGCAGCGGACGCCGTACGGCCTCTACGCGGAGCAGCTCTCGGGCACGGCCTTCACCGCGCCGCGCGCCGAGAACCGGCGGAGCTGGCTCTACCGGCTCCGGCCGACGGCAGCGCACCCTCCGTTCCGGCTCCACGTCGGCGAGAGCCTCCTCCGAAGCGGCCCGTTCACCGAACAAGCCGCCTCGCCGAACCGCCTCCGCTGGGCGCCGCTCCCCGCGCCGACCTCGCCCACCGACCTCCTCCAGGGGCTCGTCACGATGGGCGGCAACGGCGACCCGGCGGTGGGCAGCGGCGTCGCGATCCACCTCTACGCCGCCAACCGCTCGATGGTCGACGCGGTGTTCTTCAACGCCGACGGCGAGCTCCTGCTCGTCCCGCAGGCCGGGCGGCTGCGCCTCGTGACCGAGCTCGGCGTGCTCGAGCTCGCGCCGGGAGAGATCGGCGTCGTGCCGCGCGGCGTGCGGTTCCGCGCCGAGCTCCAAGACGCGGTGGCGACCGGCTACGTGTGCGAGAACTACGGCGCCGCGTTCCGCCTGGCCGAGCTCGGGCCGCTCGGGTCGAACGGCCTCGCCAACCCGCGCGACTTCCTCGCTCCCACCGCCGCCTTCGAAGACGTCGAGCGCCCCACGCGGGTCGTGCAGAAGTTCCAAGGCCGCCTGTGGAGCACCGAGCTCCCCTACTCCCCGCTCGACGTCGTCGCGTGGCACGGGAACCTTGCACCCTACAAGTATGACCTCGCCCGCTTCAACACGATCGGCACGGTGAGCTTCGACCACCCCGACCCGTCTATCTTCACTGTGCTGACCTCGCCGAGCGACACGCCCGGCACGGCGAACTGCGACTTCGTGATCTTCCCGCCTCGGTGGATGGTGGCCGAGCGCACCTTCCGTCCGCCGTGGTTTCACAGGAACGTGATGAGCGAGTTCATGGGGCTCGTCCACGGCGCCTACGACGCGAAGGTGGGCGGCTTCGTGCCCGGCGGCAGCTCGCTCCACAACTGCATGAGCGGCCACGGCCCCGACCACGCGAGCTACGAGCGGGCCGTCGCGGCCGAGCTCACCCCCCACAAGCTCGAAGAGACCCTCGCCTTCATGTTCGAGACCCGCTGGGTCGTGACGCCGACGGCCTTCGCGAGCCACAGCCCCACCCTCGAGACCGACTACGACGCGTGCTGGTCCGGCTTCACCAAGGCCAAGCTGCCATAG
- a CDS encoding zf-TFIIB domain-containing protein — MPCGGCLVEMPNVACARAGCGVRNSPTADACQRCHDPLREPELGAIACPACAVARRGAGPLERFAAGPIALHGCATCRGVFVTARAWCLLLAAPERSTEVTQMLGALGASGAVLDLVKCPVCAKPLERGRFAGRSAVVVDLCDRHGLWLDAGELTQILAFTAETRQRPPALEAGPMLMAAPPAAPAASAPPSRGAGGVLVLLGAVLLAGSALAGYAMLRGKLGARGEDVKRAAEQTGQAVGHGR, encoded by the coding sequence ATGCCTTGCGGGGGGTGCCTCGTCGAGATGCCCAACGTGGCCTGCGCGCGGGCCGGGTGCGGGGTGCGCAACTCCCCGACCGCGGACGCGTGCCAGCGCTGCCACGACCCGCTGCGAGAGCCGGAGCTCGGCGCCATCGCGTGTCCCGCCTGCGCGGTGGCCCGGCGCGGGGCGGGGCCGCTCGAGCGCTTCGCGGCGGGGCCCATCGCGCTTCACGGCTGCGCCACCTGTCGGGGCGTGTTCGTCACCGCCAGGGCGTGGTGCCTGCTGCTCGCCGCGCCTGAGCGGTCGACCGAGGTCACTCAGATGTTGGGCGCGCTTGGCGCGAGCGGCGCGGTGCTCGACCTCGTCAAGTGCCCGGTGTGCGCCAAGCCCCTCGAGCGAGGCAGGTTCGCGGGCCGCTCCGCGGTCGTCGTCGATCTTTGCGACCGGCACGGGCTCTGGCTCGACGCGGGCGAGCTGACGCAGATCCTCGCCTTCACGGCTGAGACTCGGCAGCGGCCCCCGGCACTCGAGGCGGGGCCCATGCTCATGGCGGCACCGCCCGCCGCGCCCGCGGCGTCTGCGCCTCCGTCGCGCGGCGCAGGAGGGGTCTTGGTGCTGCTCGGCGCGGTCCTGCTCGCGGGCTCGGCGCTCGCCGGCTACGCGATGCTCCGCGGAAAGCTGGGGGCGCGCGGCGAGGACGTGAAGCGCGCCGCCGAGCAGACCGGGCAGGCGGTAGGGCACGGGCGGTAG
- a CDS encoding protein kinase — MRSEGRTAAKKPGTLICEKWRVERAIRTTDQLAIYEAKDLSGARVLLKVIHPYKADDATLAARMKREAYVGNRIKHPAIVKVLGDGVTPEGSVAIALEWVEGESLEEYRVRRGGLLPPDEVTGFGITLCDALQAAHDERVIHRDVRPESFVVTKKGELRVSEFASARVIGEAVGDEERTAVGATIGGPAFMSPEQARGQRERVDMRSDVFSLGATLYMLVTGKTVHVADNSLATLLAASREKAKPVRSVVRAQLPDVLADAIDRALKFEPSDRFPSMRTMKNALAKKEGAAPAARPPGLRSTGPGGASHGSQAPPGLSPSQRPPPPLAGRAALPRTQASPMSPSRSVPPAAAAALPARVPAAAPSSPAVAPAPSAPSAPSAPSAPPPARPALPRVEPDSGVTALMPLLNAAAQHAAQQAAQQAAQQVAQPPPPQRSAGHPMTQPSPAMPYPGAQERDPHMAAHGVQGGWGQGSLGQGPHGGSQPQGGGAWGGGQPSPHEFAGMQPMQQTVQPAGMHGMQPMQQPGMQAGAQGMQAGMMQQPGMMQQPGTGPGMGQQPGMGPGMGQQPGMPGAMQSGMQPGMGMQPGTGMQPGMGMQPGMQVQPGMQMQPGMQMQPGMGMQPGMGMQPGMQMQPSMQLQPGMQMQPGMGMQPGMQMQPGMGMQPGMQMQPGMQMQPGMQMQPGMQMQPGMGMQPGMGMQPGMGMQPGMGMQPGMMQAQAGSSRTMMIVVGVAGGLLVVAALVYAFVFMA; from the coding sequence ATGCGCTCCGAAGGCCGCACGGCCGCGAAGAAACCTGGCACGTTGATCTGCGAAAAGTGGCGGGTCGAGCGCGCCATCCGCACGACCGACCAGCTCGCGATCTACGAGGCGAAGGATCTGTCCGGCGCTCGCGTGCTGCTGAAGGTCATCCACCCTTACAAAGCCGACGACGCGACCCTCGCCGCGCGCATGAAGCGCGAGGCCTACGTGGGCAACCGCATCAAGCACCCCGCGATCGTGAAGGTGCTCGGCGACGGCGTGACGCCGGAGGGCTCGGTGGCCATCGCGCTCGAGTGGGTCGAGGGTGAGAGCCTCGAGGAGTACCGGGTGCGCCGCGGCGGCCTGCTGCCGCCGGACGAGGTCACGGGCTTCGGGATCACCCTCTGCGACGCGCTCCAGGCGGCGCACGACGAGCGCGTCATTCACCGCGACGTGCGCCCGGAGAGCTTCGTCGTCACGAAGAAGGGGGAGCTGCGGGTGTCCGAGTTCGCGTCGGCCCGCGTGATCGGCGAGGCCGTGGGCGACGAGGAGCGCACCGCCGTGGGCGCGACGATCGGCGGGCCCGCGTTCATGTCGCCCGAGCAGGCGCGCGGCCAGCGCGAGCGGGTCGATATGCGCTCCGACGTGTTCAGCCTCGGCGCCACGCTCTACATGTTGGTGACCGGCAAGACCGTGCACGTCGCGGACAACTCGCTGGCGACCTTGCTCGCAGCGTCCCGCGAGAAGGCGAAGCCCGTCCGGTCCGTGGTTCGTGCCCAGCTCCCGGACGTCCTCGCCGACGCGATCGACCGCGCGCTCAAGTTCGAGCCCAGCGACCGCTTCCCCAGCATGCGGACCATGAAGAACGCCCTCGCGAAGAAGGAGGGGGCCGCCCCGGCCGCCCGCCCGCCGGGCCTCCGCAGCACGGGCCCTGGGGGCGCGAGCCACGGCAGCCAGGCGCCGCCCGGGCTCTCGCCGTCGCAGCGGCCTCCGCCGCCCCTCGCCGGCCGCGCCGCGCTCCCGCGAACGCAGGCTTCACCCATGAGCCCGTCGCGCTCGGTGCCGCCCGCGGCCGCGGCGGCGTTGCCCGCTCGCGTCCCCGCGGCCGCCCCATCCTCGCCTGCCGTCGCGCCCGCGCCTTCCGCACCTTCCGCGCCTTCCGCACCTTCTGCGCCGCCGCCCGCGCGCCCTGCGCTCCCGCGGGTCGAGCCCGACAGCGGGGTAACGGCGCTCATGCCGCTCCTCAACGCCGCCGCGCAGCACGCCGCGCAGCAAGCCGCGCAGCAAGCCGCGCAGCAGGTCGCGCAGCCCCCGCCGCCGCAGCGATCCGCGGGGCACCCCATGACGCAGCCGTCGCCGGCGATGCCGTACCCAGGGGCGCAGGAGCGCGATCCCCACATGGCCGCACATGGCGTGCAAGGTGGGTGGGGTCAGGGCTCTCTCGGCCAGGGCCCTCACGGGGGATCTCAGCCTCAGGGAGGGGGCGCGTGGGGCGGCGGCCAGCCCAGCCCCCACGAATTCGCGGGAATGCAGCCCATGCAGCAGACCGTGCAGCCGGCGGGGATGCATGGGATGCAGCCGATGCAGCAGCCCGGCATGCAGGCGGGGGCCCAGGGGATGCAGGCCGGAATGATGCAGCAGCCCGGCATGATGCAGCAGCCCGGCACGGGACCGGGCATGGGCCAGCAGCCCGGCATGGGACCGGGCATGGGCCAGCAGCCCGGCATGCCCGGCGCGATGCAGTCAGGGATGCAGCCCGGCATGGGGATGCAGCCCGGCACGGGGATGCAGCCCGGCATGGGGATGCAGCCGGGCATGCAGGTGCAGCCGGGCATGCAGATGCAGCCGGGCATGCAGATGCAGCCCGGCATGGGGATGCAGCCCGGCATGGGGATGCAGCCGGGCATGCAGATGCAGCCGAGCATGCAGCTGCAGCCGGGCATGCAGATGCAGCCGGGCATGGGGATGCAGCCGGGCATGCAGATGCAGCCCGGCATGGGGATGCAGCCGGGCATGCAGATGCAGCCGGGCATGCAGATGCAGCCGGGCATGCAGATGCAGCCGGGCATGCAGATGCAGCCCGGCATGGGGATGCAGCCCGGCATGGGGATGCAGCCCGGCATGGGGATGCAGCCCGGCATGGGGATGCAGCCCGGCATGATGCAGGCCCAGGCCGGGTCGAGCCGCACGATGATGATCGTGGTCGGGGTGGCCGGCGGTCTCCTGGTGGTCGCCGCCCTGGTCTACGCCTTCGTCTTCATGGCGTGA
- a CDS encoding H(+)-transporting ATPase, with translation MSLFAVSTTDLSSHGVTTGLTGSLAGAFAAEGAVNVDADGTIIVHIALFLVLLFALKPLLFDPLMKLFEEREKRTMGTKEAARKEDARSAKAKSTYDAELAKARAEGNVERERLRGEGLKREAELLAKVRAEAAKTLEEGRAKVTADAQAARSGLERDAANLAREVASRVLGREVRG, from the coding sequence ATGTCGCTCTTCGCAGTGAGCACGACCGACCTCTCCAGCCACGGTGTTACGACCGGTCTTACCGGAAGCCTCGCCGGGGCCTTCGCCGCCGAGGGCGCCGTGAACGTCGACGCCGACGGCACGATCATCGTGCACATCGCGCTGTTCTTGGTGCTGCTCTTCGCGCTCAAGCCGCTCCTCTTCGACCCGCTCATGAAGCTGTTCGAGGAGCGCGAGAAGCGCACGATGGGCACGAAGGAAGCGGCGCGCAAGGAAGACGCGCGCAGCGCCAAGGCCAAGTCCACCTACGACGCGGAGCTCGCCAAGGCCCGCGCCGAGGGAAACGTCGAGCGGGAGAGGCTGCGCGGCGAGGGGCTCAAGCGTGAGGCCGAGCTGCTCGCGAAGGTGCGGGCCGAGGCCGCCAAGACCCTCGAGGAGGGGCGCGCGAAGGTCACGGCCGACGCGCAGGCCGCGCGGTCCGGGCTCGAGCGTGACGCCGCGAACCTCGCCCGCGAGGTCGCTTCCCGGGTGCTCGGACGAGAGGTGCGAGGATGA
- the atpH gene encoding ATP synthase F1 subunit delta, with product MMVPAAVAQRYAKALFALGEETRQLDGLVAELTRAAGAYDGSADLRAVLENPLVPHVAKREILKELATKLSLGASARSTLLLLSDRRRFRALPAIVRELRTLSDKKRGVVRAQVTCAKPLTPAYLERLRVQLERMTGNKVELDVATDPELLAGVVARIGDRVYDGSLRTRLREIRAQLLPN from the coding sequence ATGATGGTGCCCGCAGCGGTCGCCCAGCGCTACGCCAAGGCCCTCTTCGCCCTCGGCGAGGAGACCCGCCAGCTCGACGGCCTCGTCGCCGAGCTCACCCGCGCCGCCGGGGCGTACGATGGTTCGGCCGACCTCCGCGCGGTGCTCGAGAACCCGCTCGTGCCGCACGTGGCGAAGCGCGAGATTCTGAAGGAGCTGGCGACCAAGCTGTCGCTCGGCGCCTCGGCGCGCAGCACGCTCCTGCTCCTCAGCGATCGTCGCCGCTTCCGCGCGCTCCCCGCGATCGTGCGCGAGCTCCGCACCCTCTCCGACAAGAAGCGCGGCGTCGTCCGCGCTCAGGTCACGTGCGCGAAGCCGCTCACGCCGGCCTACCTCGAGCGGCTCCGCGTGCAGCTCGAGCGCATGACCGGCAACAAGGTCGAGCTCGACGTCGCCACCGACCCCGAGCTGCTCGCGGGCGTGGTGGCGCGCATCGGCGACCGCGTCTACGACGGCTCGCTGCGGACCCGCCTCCGCGAGATCCGCGCGCAGCTCCTCCCTAACTGA